The sequence below is a genomic window from Chaetodon auriga isolate fChaAug3 chromosome 8, fChaAug3.hap1, whole genome shotgun sequence.
TGAGGTCACTGTGTACCTGAAGAACGACGCAGTTCTTCACAGGTAGATGCAGACCTGTGGACAGGTGGGGGCAGCACTGAGCAGATTCTCTGTAACAGATTTGGAAAAGTGATGGTTTACTGTCAGATTTGTTGCTTTGTCGCAGGCAGTCGTGTCTTCTCTGACAGCGACCTGTGAGCCCAGCTCTCcgttttctttcagctgctcacaGATTGTCTTCCTGTCGTTAACGCTGTCATTGTTTAACCACGAGGAGACTCTGTCCATCCACCTCTTTAACCTTTAGTGGAACAACAGCCTTTAAAGTGTTCGAACATGTTATTGAAGGAGTGTTCGTGACCGTGGGACTCAAACGATCTCATCATGTTCCACAGCTAAGATTTTTTCGTGATGTGACGTTAACAGAAGCTCGTTTCAGCTGTCGGGATTCTGTGACTGTCCGACTGTCTGTGAACGCTGAGAGATTTAAGATTACTGAGACGGGAAGCAGACAGTCTGCGGTCGCCCCAATGTTCATTCTCACCTCCTGCATCTCTTGATGCAGCGTTTCCTGTCAGTCCGTCCTTCACAatctgtgcagctcacagacGTCGGCACGTTGTCTCCGTTCTGATCTCTGGTTTTCAGTCACAGGAAAAAGGCTTAACGCTGCTGAAGAAGGTGGGGCGGCGGTTTATAGTATCCAGGATCCACTTTCCCAAACGATTAgcagaaaacccaaagatatCAGGATAGAAAGCAGAGAGCGAGGACGTGGGACCATCCTGGACGTGTTAGTTTGGCCTCCTGGTCTCATCCTGGTCCACTGACTTTTCAtgtagcgccatcatcaggtcaccATTTTGAGTGACATTCCCCTCAGCCCgtgctttgtgtttactgctaattagcaaatgctaacacGCTTAAATGCTATGACTTATAAAATGCCCCTGCTGTTTATAGTATGCTGACCTTTGCTGAACtgtttcccagaatgcatcAGTCTGACAAATAAAAGGTGAActgtggacagaggacaggaggaccAGCTGCTGAACcactttatgtatttattcagatttattgTGGGGTTTTTTATTGTTAAGAGGAAGAAAATTGGAAATAATCCAGAGAGAAACATCCAGATGCCTGGAAAAAATTCAGTGTTCAAACATCAGGAATGAGCTCTGAGAGAGTTTTTGgatttctctctcctcccacctgcaACCTTCCAGCATCGACCACTGTGACCTCTGCCCCCTGTGACCTCTGCCCTCTGTGACCTCTGCCCTCTGTGACCTCTGCCCCCTGTGACCTCTGCCCCCTGTGACCTCTGCCCTCTGCCCTCTGTGACCTCTGCCCCCTGTGACCTCTGCCCCCTGTGACCTCTGCCCTCTGCCCTCTGTGACCTCTGCcccctgtgacctctgacctctgcccTCTGTGACCTCTGCCCTCTGTGACCTCTGCCCCCTGTGACCTCTGCCCTCTGTGACCTGTAGTAAGAACAGTGTTGAGATGGTTTCATGACCTTTCacgtgttgtgttttctcagccaGTTGTTCAGGATGTGGACCGGGATACCGAAGCCCATTGGATGCTATGAAGGGTGAGTCGGTCTGTCggtctgtcggtctgtctgatgatgttgatgatgatcaCACACCGATagcacagcatcgggggcagttctGGGGCTCAGTATCTTGCCTAAGGATACCTCGGCACGGGGACCGTCGaagccagggatcgaaccaccaacctcctgattggtgggcgaccgctctacctcctgtaCAAACAACTCTGTACAAAACCTGAAGCCTAAAAAGGACAGTTAACTCTTTCACAGGAAGTTATGTTTCAAACTGTTTCAACAACCcacccaaaaacacaagaacGAACACCAGCAAgagtttgacttgtttttcttgttgaagGTCCTCGGGAGGAGATTGTCTACCTGCCCTGCATCTACCGCAACACTGACACCCTAAAACCTGACTACCTCGCCACTGTTGATGTTGACCCGAAATCCCCCACCTACTGCCAGGTACAAAGAGGCTTCCCTGTTGGGTCGTCTGGGCTGCCTTCATCTCCTGCTCCAATTTATTATGTTGGGATTCTGAAGTTTAGGTTAATCAGTGAAGGTTGTAGATACGTGGCATCACTtcatttcttgtctttgttctctcagccctctcctcctgctggacTAGTTTTCCACTCAGATGTCTCGCTGtcatttcatcttcttcttcctccttcaggtttttattttttctgtctctttattatttattcagaaGCCCTTCAGCTTCCACAAAGTGGAAAGTGGACTATTCTACCTGAGGTCCATACAAAATGAGACCAACCTCTCACGCTGACCTGTAGGATCTGTTTTACTGCCTTTCTGCATCACTTTGCTCTGTTCTTAAACCTTTTAAACATCTCTGAAATAAACAAAGTGCAGATATTAATATTAAGTAATAATGATATAAAGTCTGAAGAGGATTTTAACCTTTGAGCGCTGCCCTCGCAGGTCATCCACCGGCTGCCGATGCCGAACCTTCGTGACGAGCTGCATCACTCCGGCTGGAatgcctgcagcagctgcttcgGTGACGCCTCCAAGAAAAGAAATCGTCTGATTCTACCATCGCTCATCTCCTCCAGGGTCTACGTGGTCGATGTTGGGACAAATCCCCGAGCCCCGCAGATCCACAAGGTACGAACAGCACACCACCCCTCCCCTCATTGACGCTGTTCTGCCAAGGGGGCTAGACGCAGCCCAAACAACTGTGTATTGAGTACCTCATGACACTCCAACAGCCCCAAGTGCTGAGAGCTCCACCCGTCTAAGCACACAACTTGTGCCTTTAAGGCTGTACTTATTGTTGGAAAGTTAAGATTCTTGTGATTTGATTGATGCAAACCATGAAGAAAGTATCACAACAGCAGGTTCAATCAATgccaacaacaaccaaacaACTGATCATACTGAAGCAACTCACTGAAGTCTCATAGTAATCCACTGATCGATAACGCTCAGGTCATATTGGCAAAGGTCCAAATCGTCCTGTGCAAAGATCAAGCCAGTTGCAACTGATTGTGCAAATGACTGGCGTTTCCTGTGGCCAATGAACTTATGAAAAGGAGGATGTGCTGCTTCAGTGGCTAACTCACAGCTAATTCAAGGAATTCGGTGCAAACGCACAGTTTAAAATGATAAACatagtaaatggcctcaatatgAAGATACATAGCCTAAATATTAGTATAGATTACCTGAATATAAATGTAGATATTTATCTGGATAAATATTCTAAATGGCTTCTTTTTGCAGAATGCCTAAATATACTATTACAGCAATGTGAAATATTCAGTTGGTATTGTACTGTTATCAGTTCTTCTTGAACTTGAACAAATGTCAGACTTCACTGTATTTTCAAGCTCATAAGTTCCAGATTAAGTCATCTGCAAACATCTGTTAGCAAAGAAAATTCAGGCCGAAAaaaccttctacttcagtgtgtttaaacTTCTGTTACTCCATTTcagcagcacttacagtgattctaTCTGCTGGGAATAAAAGCTCAGAGTGTTTCCTTTCAGAGAGACTAAATCCATGAAATATCTCActggaagctgttttttttcagcCTGAACAAGAATGACTGAAGGAAATTCCaacttcacttcctgtgtttttacaGTAGAAGGGAAACGCTTGCTGTTCGTTGTAACCAAAGATGGATCACCAGCCGGGAAAAAGAGTCCGCTGCATCATGGCAGCAGATCAGGGACTCTGAAAGCTCCACTTTCACTGTGTCATTACGTTCATTTGTAGGAATTTGGTAATATGGACCCCTAAAGCAGTCGCATCATGAAGTCCTGTCTTGTAGAGGGGCCCTGGATGCATGGAGAGTTCAGTGGGGCCCCATAGAGGGCTAAATTGGCCCTGAACCTAActtgtgaaaacagcagctgttttctttaaatgcagagaaataaCTCCTtcagagagggcagagaaaCTGAACTACgaaagaaaaagcaggagaaaagcaGAGTTTGTTattctgaggaggaggaggaggaggaggaggaaggttcATCCTGAGTTCAGATCAGATCATAAACACTCTAACAGCTGTTCTCTAAAAACTTGCTGTTTGAAAGACACAGGAGTCATTGGTGAAGTgggaaataaaaaatgttgcagTGTTGGCTTCAGTGAGCCTGACAATTAATGAGAAAGCGAACATGGCTGACAGTCTGCTGAGTCACTGTGTAATTATTCAACACTCAGTTCTCCTCGGAGACCTTAATGAGGCACTGAAGAGGAGCAGCCAAGAGGGCTGCTGGTTGCTGGGAGCATAAACTGGGATGGTTTGCAGCTGAGCGTGAAGCTGCAGGAAATGGAGCATGAGATCAACAGGCCGATCTGTGCCACATCAGCACTAACTTGAATGTTGTTTTGGACTATCGTCGCACAGAGGGAGCTGATCCTGGAGCTGGATTCTGGATGGTTAGTGGCCAAAAGTATGAAATGGTAAAttcaagcagctgaaatgtgtttccttGCTCATGTGTCTGGACTCAGCTGAAGACACAGGGTGAGGAGCTTGGATATTCATGCTTCTAGACAACTCCTTGTGGACATATTCTGGACTGGTCCAACTGGGAGGAAGCCGGGATTCCACCCCACAATGAACTGGAAGAATTCTTCTGTGTATCTCATCAGGCCTGGAAACACCTTGGGGTCGTCCAGAAGGAGAAGATATCTGGGCTGCCCTGCTTACTCTGCTGCCACCTGGACCCAATCTTCAGTCACTCCAGGTTTACTACCCTAGTAAAACCCCAGTCAGCACAACAGTTAAGACCTGGAGTCTTAATTGAATCAGAACCCAAGACCCCGATTTATTGTCTGGAGTCATACTGAAATGGAACCCTAGAACACTGAAATACTTACTGGAGTCTTACTGGCAAGTCTACAGGTTTCTAGGTTCTGATCTCAGTGGGACTTCAGTCAGTACACAACACAAGGATCAAGTTACGAATCCCAGTTACGAAAGTTATCAAGTTACGAAAACCTCAGCCATTGACATAAGGTTCTAGGTTCAAATCCCAGTAAAACTCCACTAAGAAACACACAGTTCTCCATTCCTACTCCAGTAAGACTCCAGTCGAGATAAGCAgcagaagatggatggatggatggatggatgcttttattgtgaagcactgagctgttgttttgaaaagaaacacatgctGACTTTGTTCAGACTGCGCTTCTCTGATAAAGGTGGaaatgttgtgtctgtgttacaCTGTGGTGTCTTCAGATAGTGGAGCCTATCGATCTGTACTGGAAGTGTGGCCTTGGGAACCCTCACACCACCCACTGTCTGGGCAACGGTCAGATCATGATCAGCAGTATGGGAGACCCATCTGGCAATGGCAAAGGTGAGAGAAGTGGCACACGGGCTCACAAATCCTCAGACAGACCTGCTCACATAGACGGAGAACTGTGAAGGTTTTATTCCAAACACCAGTAAAGGAACGTCAAAGGAACAGTTTTATGATCTGTAAAATCTGCTTGTTAACCAGAGTtgaccagacacacacattctgaaTGACAAACCGTTGATTGTTATAGCGTCCTCTCGTGGACAGTTTCAGTTGTTAcacttctgtttctctcaggTGGTTTCATCCTGCTGGACGGTGAGACGTTCGAGGTGGTTGGTAACTGGGAGCACCCAGGTGAAGCAGCGCCCTTTGGATATGACTTCTGGTACCAACCTCGGCACAATGTGATGATCAGCACTGAATGGGGTGCGCCCAAAGCTCTGGTTGATGGTTTCAATCCAGCTCATGTCAAAGAGGGTGAGTCTTCTCAATCTCTTCCTCCCcgagtgtttgttttctgtaacaGTTTTATCATCATGGCCTCTCTGACGACACAGAGATGTCATCTACATGCTGTTATCCTGTTAGAGCCTCTAGATTTTACGTTCTGATCCACAGGGGAACCTTCATGTGATGCAGGAATAAAAAAACGTCATGTAACATGTAGTTCTGAGCGATGTCAGGCTCCCTGTTGCACAAAAATCAAACCTCCGCTCATACAAGTTCATTGTTGTTGGTGTTGCAGGTCACTATGGAAGCTCCCTCCATGTTTGGGACTGGACCACccacaggaagctgcagacGCTTGAACTTGGCGAGGAGGGTGGTATTCCCCTGGAGGTCCGATTCCTCCATGACCCTGATGCCACTGAGGGCTACGTGGGATGTGCCCTGCGAGGAACAGTCTTCAGATTCTACAAAACACCAGTCAGTATCACGAGGTTCTAGATCCCTGTAAGACTGCAGTTAGTTCAACCAGCAGAGACAGTGAATGGCCAGATAATTGATTATTATGACAGAGTATGTGACAGGAGTGAATGCAGGATGAGAAATGAACTCCAGGCCTGAGCGTGCAGTGAAAGAGTTTCATTAGTGTCCGGTTCTGTAACCCAGAAGGACTCCAGTCGCCACCACAGGGTTTGTACTGGATCCATGTGGACTCTGAGTCTTTATAGTGTTCTGGTTGATTAGCAAGCAGCTGGATCTTTCTTTGGAGAAGGACAATCTGACTCACCATCCAACATTAGCTCCCATCGAAAACATCATACCTGctcactgttagcatgctgatgttagcatttagctcaaagcactgctgtgtacagagctgctagcatgactgcagcctgtgtgttttcagaaagGTGACTGGGCTGCAGAGAAGGTCATCACTGTCCCCTGTAAGAAGGTGGAGGGTTGGTTGCTACCTGAGATGCCaagtgagtctgtctgtctgtctgtctgtctgtctgtctgtctgtctctgtctgactggtttactgtctgtctgtctgtctgtctgtctgtctctgtctgactggtttactgtctgtctgtctgtctgtctctgtctgactggtttactgtctgtctgtctgtctgtctgtctctgtctgactggtttactgtctgtctgtctgtctgtctgtctgtctgtctgtctgtctctgtctgactggtttcctgtctgtctgtgcaggtcTGATCACAGACATCCTGATCTCATTGGACGAC
It includes:
- the selenbp1 gene encoding methanethiol oxidase is translated as MKAVKLHPPDLRESRTAGPAGSDQTRSSDMASCSGCGPGYRSPLDAMKGPREEIVYLPCIYRNTDTLKPDYLATVDVDPKSPTYCQVIHRLPMPNLRDELHHSGWNACSSCFGDASKKRNRLILPSLISSRVYVVDVGTNPRAPQIHKIVEPIDLYWKCGLGNPHTTHCLGNGQIMISSMGDPSGNGKGGFILLDGETFEVVGNWEHPGEAAPFGYDFWYQPRHNVMISTEWGAPKALVDGFNPAHVKEGHYGSSLHVWDWTTHRKLQTLELGEEGGIPLEVRFLHDPDATEGYVGCALRGTVFRFYKTPKGDWAAEKVITVPCKKVEGWLLPEMPSLITDILISLDDRFLYFSNWLHGDIRQYDITDRRNPRLVGQVFLGGSIISDGPVKVLEDPENQPQPGPRIIQGKRIPGSPQMIQLSLDGRRLYVTTSLYSGWDKQFYPDMIKQGSVMMQIDVDSVNGGLSLNENFLVDFGKEPGGPALAHELRYPGGDCTSDIWL